The genomic stretch GCCGGCCGCATCCACAGAACGCACCTCCTTGACCTCCACGCCCTTGCTGCCAGTGAACCGCAGCTGGGACTGGCGATCTGGCCCCAGCGGCAGCCCGGCGGCGTCCAGCGGGGTGTACAGCACGTTCGCCACGCCCGCCACGTTGTTAGGGGTCTGCACCAGTTGCACCTTGCTGGCACGCGGGTCGGGTTTCGCGTCCACGACCACCGTCTGCTGGGCCTCGCGGTCGAAGCACAGCGTGCCCCGGCAGATCGTGAAGTAGGCGTGGAAGGTGTACTCGCCGTCAAATTCGGCCACCTTCTCGGGCAGGGCGACCTCCCAGTAGCGGTCGTTCGCACTGGTGTCGCCGTCCTGACCCAGATCGTTCAGCGGGAAGCTCAGGGTCTCGGTCTTCACGGCACCGGCGGCCTGCCGGGGGTTCACGCGCAGGTCGGCCGTCTGGCGCAGGGTCAGGGGATCGCCTTCCCGCCGGGTGCCCTCCTTGACATCGGTGCCGGCGTACAGGCGGCCCTGGCTCTCCAGCGGCCGGGTGACCTCGACCCTGGCCGTGACCCTGTCGAAGCCGCCCAGGGGGATGTACGGCTCGGGGATGTGGAAGGCCGGGTGCAGGGCTTCGCCGGTGTAGTTGGGACTGCGCCACGTGTGGGGCCGCACGCGGGCCGTGCCCGACGCCAGCGACTCGATGAAGTAGCGCTGGGCAGTGGCCGGGGCGTTCGGGCTGACGGCCGCGCGGGACACGATGACCGCGCCGCGCTGGGGCGAGACGCCGGGCGTGCCCGTGCCCGCCGCGCCGGTCGGTTTGAAGCTGGCCGTGTCGGGGCGCATGGTCATGCCGGCCATGGGCATGGCCGCAAAGCCCACAGACCCGCTGAAGACCGAGCCGTCGCCCTTCATGGCGCTGAAGCCGCGCTCGTCGGTGCGCAGCGCGCCCAGGCAGCGCAGCGTGGCCTCGCCCCCCTCCTTCCGTACGTCGTTCAGCAGGATCTTCGGCCCCTTGCCGGAGCACGCCCACTCGGCCAGCAGGTCGTCGTAGACCTGTGGGCCGCTGTCGGGCAGCAGGGACGCCACCACGAGGTCATAACCGCCGCGCTTCAGGGCCGCCGCGAAGGCCCCGGGCGTGGCGACCCGGTCGACGACCGGCGTGACCCCCGCCTTTTTCGTGTTGATGACGGCCGGGTACAGGGCGTTGCCGTGACTGTGGTGGATCAGGCTGGCCTTCGCCTCCTCGTAGAACAGGGTCTTGGCGCAGCCGTCGGCGCACAGCTGGGTCAGCTGTTGGGCGTACAGGGCCGTGCCCACCGCCGGAGTCTTGAAGGCGTCCGGCGTGAAGCCGTTGACGAAGGAGCGCATGGGCCGGGTCAGACGGGCCGTCCAGCGGCCATCGCGCTCCAGCAGGTACGGGGTCTTGACGCGCACGATGTGCCATGTCGGCCCGAAGCGGCTCTCGACATTCGGCGCGTTCAGGTTGACCGGCGTGCCCGACGGCGACGTGACGGCCAGGCGCAGGCTGCCGGGCGGCACCGCCGTGTCCCACGACGACACGAACACGATTTCGCCGTCCCCGCTGGCCACGTGCACGGTGGGCGCACTGCCCTGCTGTCCGGCCGCCAGCGTGCCGATCGGGTCTTTCCCCACGAAGGTATCGAAGATGTCCGCGAAGCACTCCACGAAATACTTCTTGAGGGTCAGCGGATCGGCATCGGCGCGGTAGGTGCCGCCCTGGCGCTCGGCCAGATCGCGCAGTCTCGGGCCGTCCAGGCTGCCGGGCGTGCCGAAGCCCACCGCGCAGACGTGGGTGTCGCGCAGCTGGTTCGGGGTGCGGCCCACCGCGTCCGCGATCATCGGGGCGGTGTTCTCGACGCCGTCGGTGAGCAGCAGGATGGCCTTGTGCGGGTTGCTGCTGGCGTTCAGCGCCGTGACCGCACCCAGCAGCCCGCCGCCGATGCTGGTCGCGCCGCCCGCGCTGATGCCCGCCAGGGCCGTGGTCATGGCCGCCGGGGCGCTGCTCGCCAGGGTCAGCGGCAGCTCGGGGCTGGGGCTGGCCGCCGTCGAGAAGCTCAGCAGGCCCACGCGGTTGTTGCTGGCGTCACGCATCAGGTCGGCGAACAGGCTGGCCGCCGCCCTGGCCGAATTCAGGCGGGTGTCGGTACCCGTGCCGTTGGGGAGGGTCATCGAGCCAGACCTGTCGAACACGACCATCACGTCGGTGTCCTGGAAGGTCAGCAGCTCGTCCTGGAGGTCGTTCACGAAGTTGTGGAAGCGGAAGAACATCGGATCGCGCGGCGCGGTGGTCACGCACATGATGTCGCGGAAGTGCAGCGGACTGGTCGGCAGGAAGCAGTTGTTGCCGGGATTGCCGCCGGCCTCGGCCATCGCCACGTGGGTGCCGTTGTGCCACGGCACCAGCGAGTTGCCGTAGTCCTCCAGGGTGGTCGTCGCCGGATTGAAGGTGCCCCCCGCCGACGGCAACCGGAACGTATTCGGCAGCGTCGTGCAGTTGTTGCACGGCGCCAGGTCGGGCCGGGCCGCGTGCCCCAGCGGCATGGTCGCCCCCGCGAAGGGCATCCACGTCTGCACGAAGGGCAGCCCCTGGCTCTGGCGGTAGGTGTTGAAGGTGTACAGGAACTGCCGGTGGAAGCCGAAGAAGCGGTTGCCGTCGTTGGGGAATCGCCCCAGCGCGGGATTGATGGTGTTGTCGAAGGAGCAGTGCCAGTTCCAGTGCAGTTCCAGGATGCTCTGGGTGGCGGGGGCCGCGCCGCCGCAGCCCCACGGCACCGGGGCCATCATGTCGCCCAGGCCGGACACCGGCTGGGTCAGGAAGCCGGCGCTGGCGGCCGATTCGGCCGCGTCGGCGCGGGCGTGGCTGGCGATCAGGAGGCCGCCCAGCAGCAGGCACAGGGGCAGGGACGGACGGTACAGACGCGGGGATGCAGGCATGACGACGCCCCCTCTGTCCTGGCCGCAGCGGGCACAGGACATGGACAGCCGGCGGGTCTGACCCGTCGGGTGGATGGCGGACGAACTGCCGGGCGGACACGGAGCGTGGGCTCCGGACGGGACTTCCTCTCACCTCCCTTCCCTCGGCCGGGACCGTTCAGGTGCTCCGGCACCCCCCGGTGCCACACCTGAGCCGGCGGTGCTGAGCCACATCATGAGCACGGCACGTGATCAACCCATGACCGGGCACCAATGTGCCGCCGGTGGCCCGGCTACAATGACCTCACGATGGACATGAAGAAGCTGATGAAGCAGATGCAGCAGGCCCAGGCCGCCGCCGCCAAGATCCAGGACGATCTGGCCGCCAAGTCGGTCGAGGGCAGCGCCAGCGGACTGGTCACCGTGACCATGAACGGCCACGGCAAGCTGACCGCGCTGAAGATCGACCCGAAGGCCGTCGACCCCGAGGACGTCGAGGCCCTCGAAGACCTGATCCTGGTCGCCGTGCAGGACGCCAGCGCCAAGGCGGACGCCCTGCAGCAGGACGCCACGCGCGGCCTGGGCATCCCCGGCTTCTGATGGAGCGATCCCCCATCTCTTCGCCTTCTGCCTTCTGCCCTCTGCTTCGCAGCGTTGCAAGCCGGCCCCCTGCGGCCCCGCAGGGGCCAGCATGAAATACCCCCCCTCCCTGGTCGCCCTGATCCGCGAACTGTCGCGCCTGCCGGGCATCGGCGCGAAGAGCGCTCAGCGGCTGGCCTTCCACCTCTTCGAGCAGCCCCGCGAGGACATCGAGCGGCTGGCCTCCGCCCTGCTGGAAGCCAAGCGTGACCTGCATTCGTGTCCCATCTGCTTCAACATCACCGACGCCGAGCGCTGCGACGTGTGCAGTGATCCCAGCCGCGACCAGAGCGTGATCTGCGTGGTCGAGGAACCCGGTGACGTCCTGGCGATCGAACGCAGCGGCGAGTACCGGGGCCTGTATCACGTCCTGCACGGCGTCCTGAGCCCCATGAACGGCGTCGGGCCCGACCGCCTGCACATCAAGCCCCTGCTGCCCCGCGTCGCGGAGGGCATGGAGGTCATCCTGGCGACCGGCACCACCGTCGAGGGCGACGCCACGGCGCTGTACCTCGGGCGTCTGCTCGAACCCCT from Deinococcus sp. AB2017081 encodes the following:
- a CDS encoding vWA domain-containing protein, whose amino-acid sequence is MPASPRLYRPSLPLCLLLGGLLIASHARADAAESAASAGFLTQPVSGLGDMMAPVPWGCGGAAPATQSILELHWNWHCSFDNTINPALGRFPNDGNRFFGFHRQFLYTFNTYRQSQGLPFVQTWMPFAGATMPLGHAARPDLAPCNNCTTLPNTFRLPSAGGTFNPATTTLEDYGNSLVPWHNGTHVAMAEAGGNPGNNCFLPTSPLHFRDIMCVTTAPRDPMFFRFHNFVNDLQDELLTFQDTDVMVVFDRSGSMTLPNGTGTDTRLNSARAAASLFADLMRDASNNRVGLLSFSTAASPSPELPLTLASSAPAAMTTALAGISAGGATSIGGGLLGAVTALNASSNPHKAILLLTDGVENTAPMIADAVGRTPNQLRDTHVCAVGFGTPGSLDGPRLRDLAERQGGTYRADADPLTLKKYFVECFADIFDTFVGKDPIGTLAAGQQGSAPTVHVASGDGEIVFVSSWDTAVPPGSLRLAVTSPSGTPVNLNAPNVESRFGPTWHIVRVKTPYLLERDGRWTARLTRPMRSFVNGFTPDAFKTPAVGTALYAQQLTQLCADGCAKTLFYEEAKASLIHHSHGNALYPAVINTKKAGVTPVVDRVATPGAFAAALKRGGYDLVVASLLPDSGPQVYDDLLAEWACSGKGPKILLNDVRKEGGEATLRCLGALRTDERGFSAMKGDGSVFSGSVGFAAMPMAGMTMRPDTASFKPTGAAGTGTPGVSPQRGAVIVSRAAVSPNAPATAQRYFIESLASGTARVRPHTWRSPNYTGEALHPAFHIPEPYIPLGGFDRVTARVEVTRPLESQGRLYAGTDVKEGTRREGDPLTLRQTADLRVNPRQAAGAVKTETLSFPLNDLGQDGDTSANDRYWEVALPEKVAEFDGEYTFHAYFTICRGTLCFDREAQQTVVVDAKPDPRASKVQLVQTPNNVAGVANVLYTPLDAAGLPLGPDRQSQLRFTGSKGVEVKEVRSVDAAGTYAITATYDPLNTNPTLTVAPFGRPAEGQEIALR
- a CDS encoding YbaB/EbfC family nucleoid-associated protein encodes the protein MDMKKLMKQMQQAQAAAAKIQDDLAAKSVEGSASGLVTVTMNGHGKLTALKIDPKAVDPEDVEALEDLILVAVQDASAKADALQQDATRGLGIPGF
- the recR gene encoding recombination mediator RecR, whose protein sequence is MKYPPSLVALIRELSRLPGIGAKSAQRLAFHLFEQPREDIERLASALLEAKRDLHSCPICFNITDAERCDVCSDPSRDQSVICVVEEPGDVLAIERSGEYRGLYHVLHGVLSPMNGVGPDRLHIKPLLPRVAEGMEVILATGTTVEGDATALYLGRLLEPLGATVSRIAYGLPVGGALEYADEVTLGRAMAGRQRVSKPTPG